The following proteins are co-located in the Xanthocytophaga agilis genome:
- a CDS encoding N-acetylmuramoyl-L-alanine amidase, with amino-acid sequence MPFQYLIIHCTATPAGRWVSPEDVKRWHTAPNPYGNGWKQVGYSDLILLDGSRHQFVKHNNDLTIDPFEITNGVAGINAISRHLCYVGGLDKTLKPEDTRTLQQIETMLAIIHEVLAYAPNIKIAGHNQFANKACPSFSVPNWLRKVGIAERNIEEKLYSGI; translated from the coding sequence ATGCCCTTCCAATACCTGATTATCCACTGCACCGCCACTCCTGCCGGACGCTGGGTCTCTCCTGAAGATGTTAAACGCTGGCATACTGCACCTAACCCCTACGGCAACGGCTGGAAACAAGTCGGCTACTCTGATCTGATTCTATTAGACGGCTCCCGTCACCAGTTCGTCAAACACAACAACGACCTGACTATAGACCCCTTCGAGATTACCAACGGAGTAGCAGGCATCAACGCTATTTCCCGCCATCTGTGCTATGTAGGCGGACTGGACAAAACTTTAAAACCGGAAGACACCCGTACCCTTCAGCAAATCGAAACGATGTTAGCCATTATCCATGAAGTACTCGCCTATGCTCCTAACATCAAGATTGCCGGACATAACCAATTTGCCAACAAAGCCTGTCCAAGCTTCTCCGTGCCTAACTGGTTGAGGAAGGTGGGGATTGCGGAAAGGAATATTGAGGAAAAACTTTATAGTGGGATATAA